The following are from one region of the Plasmodium cynomolgi strain B DNA, chromosome 1, whole genome shotgun sequence genome:
- a CDS encoding hypothetical protein (putative), translating into MLVFRRNFSRFINNNTPKRGVRKVLHKNVTQYKYTPNSNIVNQQNDNNKLVRGGGGLLSTFYESFIYGCGFFLSNRLLDQIFGPRSYDSFGSNMDYSNENVGGQATDNYNSYPSENLNNNDPSINDNDFQQDIGLDDDTFDF; encoded by the coding sequence ATGCTAGTTTTCAGAAGGAACTTTTCCagatttataaataataatacacCCAAGAGGGGCGTGCGAAAGGTTTTGCATAAAAACGTAACACAGTATAAGTATACGCCAAATAGCAACATTGTAAATcaacaaaatgataataacaAACTTGTTAGAGGAGGTGGGGGGCTATTGAGCACCTTCTATGAAAGCTTCATATATGGTTGTGGGTTTTTCTTAAGCAACCGATTGTTAGATCAAATTTTCGGCCCGCGCTCGTACGACTCCTTTGGCAGCAATATGGATTACTCAAATGAAAATGTGGGTGGTCAGGCCACGGACAATTATAACAGTTACCCCAGTGAGAACCTTAACAACAATGATCCGTCCATCAATGACAACGATTTTCAGCAGGACATAGGTCTTGACGATGACACGTTTGACTTTTAA
- a CDS encoding hypothetical protein (putative) encodes MNSYKPENENPVLYNYKEDEENHHILNEQTIKEHLYNPSDLCNLNYDEDKISVDEIYDMLRDIKDPEYSYTLENLKIIEKKNIYVNLQEKNVTVYFTPTIPNCSLATLIGLMISIKLQFSLSNCFKINIYIFPGSHNSEHSINKQLNDKERIAAAIENSHLFNVIKSSITYNYPVCHLSKMTFHFNV; translated from the exons ATGAACAGCTACAAACCCGAAAACGAAAACCCCGTGTTGTACAACTACAAGGAAGACGAGGAAAACCACCATATCCTTAACGAGCAAACGATAAAGGAGCACTTATATAACCCAAGCGACTTGTGCAACCTAAACTATgatgaagataaaataaGTGTAGACGAAATTTATGATATGCTAAGGGACATAAAAGACCCCGAATATTCCTACACattagaaaatttaaaaattattgagaagaaaaacatatatgtaaatctgcaagaaaaaaatgtcactGTTTATTTTACTCCAACCATTCCGAACTGTTCCCTAGCTACACTAATCGGTTTAATGATAAGTATAAAATTACAATTCTCTCTATCCAActgtttcaaaataaatatatacatattccCAGGGTCTCACAATTCTGAGCATTCCATAAATAAACAACTGAACGACAAGGAAAGAATCGCAGCGGCGATTGAAAATTCACACTTGTTCAATGTCATCAAGAGTAGCATCACATACAACTACCCGGTC TGCCACCTCTCCAAAATGACCTTCCATTTTAacgtataa
- a CDS encoding hypothetical protein (putative) has translation VFSLKGQKSKNVKKRSKQSQKNLSKSGENITNSRSKNNESGSRKSADDKFEDENVHIKKIQFIKNDKYLLCVSKRYLYIFKICEFPITRIVYMDLLYLCIGIETVISKKLFFPCFFSEYFYLFYKENEYKQRGEGSFLNSSSLSNDFSRLFGSNSDVSINKYEEISECSKNCKEMESPPLRGYQDEATPAKGHLSLFKDYYKLYTSLNFSKIRNFEICEVKCVDFKMKRRTSENEGGNFYVLDLVLCLKEQIPYVSRVYVEEMADPSGQYATSLRDVHPLAPYAERMNDFIVDVNETLPIISYEQMNFTFQEMARESCLHARKDMLYSKSKSKNKKKYVKGGGSKNLVYNQVNGVSKMECSEGRIGEAILNEAVVEGGGTIELVSAVTTRMPSGLPSAAASEVTIGNPQMVDPAESYVSNSNLPPSATQREGASVCEEKDEEAMQLIKFFENYENSRKFLKKMLSGYFPICVYKKRSKRRSKELPTTLNIYDNLDALLKRETLRGNMPRGEEEDEEIFEKENDCYIFDYSGREKTDYFNFPHSLLKNKNSFKNLNKHRDIDKKKHYIYVGTPSYVLAFEMHYVKRRTTLDEQGNKKAESLKRNNIIYSKIECLSDEIYRACDNYMGKVQNKNPFDEKIELSFLFKIYLGITTPLDIAIREKGNLLCVRTLEKVFLYKVTYKYSVHCMGGVSHSNRMSISDEGNSLQQCMTGGAPSQLENNITSGIVANKSSPTQGGKHNEMYSYIDRICLYHTIHNPIQKEVHELCCFSEDIYQSYLLVVSLKSGQYTLYIYDLKHMDLQNAVKVNISAYKGFKQIRWIKCYDMLVALSNIGNYLLVLKNKHLNNWSFFISDFELIDSNIEVIEEENEFDIIENIQPKHKNIDDDIWKYIIIYINLFIKNKISIQNLSHPSSLFPILYTGYYKNSPMDNSNGVELLAPEMVYYLYYKNIVNFSL, from the exons GTCTTTTCACTTAAGGGACAAAAGTCGAAGAACGTGAAAAAACGTTCGAAACAATCCCAGAAAAATCTGagcaaaagtggagaaaacaTAACAAATTcgagaagcaaaaataacgaaaGCGGCAGTAGGAAAAGTGCAGACGATAAATTTGAAGATGAAAACGTacatataaagaaaatacaatttataaaaaatgacaagtaTCTACTATGCGTATCGAAGAGATacttgtacatttttaaaatctgcGAATTTCCCATCACCAGAATAGTGTACATGGATTTGTTATATCTTTGCATTGGAATCGAGACGGTCATTTCGAAGAAGCTGTTTTTTCCATGCTTCTTTTCTGagtatttttatcttttttataaagaaaatgaatataaacaGAGGGGAGAGGGGAGTTTCCTGAACAGCAGTAGTTTAAGTAACGATTTTTCTCGACTCTTTGGGTCCAATTCTGACGTATCTATAAATAAATACGAGGAAATATCTGAGTgcagtaaaaattgtaaagagATGGAATCGCCTCCACTTAGGGGTTACCAAGACGAAGCAACACCAGCTAAGGGTCATTTAAGCCTTTTCAAagattattataaattatacacAAGTTTGAACTTTAGCAAAATTagaaattttgaaatatgcGAAGTAAAGTGCGTGGATTTTAAGATGAAAAGGCGCACCTCCGAGAATGAAGGGGGGAACTTTTACGTCCTAGATCTTGTTTTGTGTCTGAAGGAGCAAATTCCGTACGTGTCCAGGGTGTACGTGGAGGAGATGGCTGACCCGAGTGGCCAATACGCGACTTCCCTGCGTGACGTACATCCCCTTGCTCCATATGCAGAGCGCATGAACGACTTCATCGTCGACGTTAATGAGACGCTCCCCATCATCTCGTACGAACAGATGAACTTCACATTTCAAGAAATGGCCAGAGAGAGCTGCTTGCATGCGAGGAAAGACATGCTTTATTCGAAGAGTAAGTCgaagaataagaaaaaatatgtgaaggGGGGTGGCTCGAAAAATTTGGTCTATAACCAGGTCAATGGTGTGAGTAAGATGGAGTGCTCCGAGGGGAGGATAGGAGAGGCAATCCTTAACGAAGCGGTGGTTGAGGGTGGGGGCACCATAGAACTGGTTAGTGCAGTGACTACCCGAATGCCCAGCGGACTGCCCAGCGCAGCGGCGAGCGAAGTTACAATAGGGAATCCCCAAATGGTGGACCCCGCGGAGAGCTACGTCAGCAACAGCAACCTCCCCCCCAGTGCGACCCAGAGAGAGGGCGCAAGCGTCTGCGAAGAGAAGGACGAAGAAGCCATGCAGTtgatcaaattttttgaaaattatgaaaatagtcggaaatttttaaagaaaatgctGAGTGGATATTTCCCTATCTgtgtgtacaaaaaaaggagcaagaGGAGGTCTAAGGAATTACCAACCACGTTGAACATATACGACAATTTGGATGCCCTTCTGAAGAGAGAAACCCTAAGGGGTAACATGCCCAgaggggaggaggaagacgaggaaattttcgaaaaagaaaatgactGCTACATTTTTGACTACTCcgggagggaaaaaacggaCTACTTTAATTTTCCTCACAGtttgctaaaaaataaaaacagctTTAAAAACTTGAATAAGCATAGGGACATAGACAAGAAAAAGCACTACATATATGTGGGAACCCCCTCGTATGTCCTCGCATTCGAAATGCATTACGTGAAAAGGCGTACCACCTTGGACGAacagggaaacaaaaaagcggAGTCgctaaaaaggaataacatAATATATTCCAAAATTGAGTGCTTATCGGATGAAATTTACAGGGCTTGCGATAATTACATGGGGAAGGTACAGAACAAAAACCCTTTTGACGAAAAAATAGAGTTAAGTTTTCTGTTTAAAATTTACCTGGGTATAACAACCCCGCTGGATATTGCCATAAGGGAGAAGGGGAACCTGCTTTGTGTGAGGACATTGGAAAAGGTGTTCCTGTACAAGGTTACGTACAAGTATAGTGTCCACTGTATGGGTGGGGTTTCCCATTCGAATCGGATGTCTATATCGGATGAGGGGAATTCCCTGCAGCAGTGCATGACAGGGGGGGCGCCCTCCCAATTGGAAAATAACATTACTTCCGGTATAGTGGCAAACAAGAGCTCTCCAAcgcaagggggaaaacacaATGAGATGTACAGCTACATAGATCGGATATGCCTCTATCACACAATTCATAATCCAATTCAGAAGGAAGTGCATGAGTTGTGCTGCTTCAGTGAAGACATTTACCAATCATACCTTCTTGTTGTGTCGTTAAAGTCTGGGCAGTACACACTATACATTTACGATTTGAAGCACATGGATTTACAGAATGCAGTGAAGGTAAACATTTCTGCTTACAAAGGATTCAAACAGATAAGGTGGATAAAATGTTATGACATGCTAGTGGCCCTTTCCAATATAGGGAATTACCTACTAGTATTAAAGAACAAACACCTAAATAATTGGAGCTTCTTCATCTCCGACTTTGAATTAATAGATTCTAACATCGAAGTtatcgaagaagaaaacgaatttgacataatagaaaatattcaaccgaaacataaaaatatagatgATGATATTTGGaagtatattattatttacataaatttatttataaagaataaaattagcATTCAGAATTTGAGCCACCCTTCGTCCCTCTTTCCAATACTTTATACAGGGTATTATAAAAACAGCcccat GGACAACTCGAACGGCGTGGAGTTGCTGGCCCCTGAAATGGTTTATTATTTATACTACAAAAATATAGTCAATTTTTCATTGTAG